A genomic region of Oryza glaberrima chromosome 1, OglaRS2, whole genome shotgun sequence contains the following coding sequences:
- the LOC127778998 gene encoding SCY1-like protein 2 A, with protein sequence MALNMKTLTQALAKASAVIEKTVTTTVQEVTGPRPLQDFELLEQAGSGGPGLAWRIYTARPREGAPSAPYPVVSVWVLDKRALAEARARAGLTKAAEDAFLDLARADAARLVRLRHPGVLHVVQALDETKAAMAMATEPVFASVANALGCLDNVGKVPKELKGMEMGLLEVKHGLLQVSETLDFLHNNAHLAHRAISPETVFITSNGSWKLGGFGFALSVDQATGSLTSTQQFHYSDYDVEDTALPLQPSLNYTAPELVRSGDSKVGSACDIFSFGCLAYHLVARRPLLDCHNNVKMYMNSLTYLTSEAFSNIPADLVVDLQRMLSVDVASRPSAMAFTGSSFFRNDTRLRALRFLDHLLERDNMQKTEFLKALSDMWKDFDSRVLRYKVLPPLCAELRNMVMQPMILPMVLTIAESQDKGDFELSTLPALVPVFTSASGETLLLLVKHADLIIHKATQEHLISHVLPMLVRAYDDTDPRLQEEVLRRTVPLSRQLDMKLLKQSVLPRVHGLALKTTVAAVRVNALRCLGDLVPSLDKEGILEILQTLRRCTAVDHTAPTLMCTLGVANAIFKQCGVEFAAEYVIPLVFPLLTAHQLNVQQFAKYILFVKDITSKIEEKRGVTVTDNGNTEVKVSSSLANGIHSEPLSRGVGQTEQIQAAKGAAWDEDWGPTKKASTPSQSSDSNARMKQPSDPFDFSTQTKQPSALPFDFSTQQPKPSSAIPQVTPATISPAPSLPSLQSLAPSSGPQTSGSCVPVDIEWPPRKNTSSDFNAPLSVSEQSKSGGLSSDGLADIDPFADWPPKASSGASISAVGHLSSTSQSISGLSTGNIGFSGNSGSLGQMKTNQMSWSAKPNTTNLMAVNSTGNYLNQGNSALGFGNPIGGRSTGSLSSSTTQGPPRLAPPPSASVGRGRGRNQGQSALSRASRTPHSNVSSEQPPILDLL encoded by the exons ATGGCGCTGAACATGAAGACGCTGACGCAGGCGCTGGCGAAGGCGTCGGCGGTGATCGAGAagacggtgacgacgacggtgcaGGAGGTGACGGGGCCGCGGCCGCTGCAGGACTTCGAGCTGCTCGAGCAGGCCGGGTCGGGGGGCCCCGGCCTCGCATGGCGGATCTACACGGCGCGGCCGCGGGAGGGGGCGCCGTCCGCGCCCTACCCGGTGGTCTCCGTCTGGGTGCTCGACAAGCGGGCGCTCGCcgaggcgcgggcgcgggcggggctcACCAAGGCCGCCGAGGACGCCTTCCTCGACCtcgcccgcgccgacgccgcgcggCTCGTGCGCCTCCGGCACCCCGGGGTGCTCCACGTCGTCCAGGCGCTGGACGAGACCAAggccgccatggccatggccaccgAGCCGGTGTTCGCGTCCGTCGCCAACGCGCTCGGCTGCCTCGACAACGTCGGCAAGGTGCCCAAGGAGCTCAAGGGCATG GAAATGGGGCTACTGGAGGTTAAACACGGGTTGCTACAAGTCTCAGAGACACTAGACTTTCTTCATAACAATGCCCATCTTGCCCATCGAGCTATATCACCCGAG ACGGTCTTTATAACTTCGAATGGATCTTGGAAACTTGGTGGGTTTGGTTTTGCTCTTTCTGTCGACCAAGCCACAGGCAGTTTGACATCAACACAGCAATTCCACTATTCG GACTATGATGTTGAGGATACAGCTTTACCTCTTCAACCATCTCTGAATTATACTGCACCAGAATTGGTCCGAAGTGGAGATTCTAAAGTTGGCTCGGCTTGTGACATATTTAGTTTTGGATGTCTAGCTTATCACCTGGTTGCTCGTAGACCACTTCTGGATTGCCATAACAATGTGAAAATG TATATGAATTCCTTGACGTATTTAACAAGTGAAGCCTTTTCTAATATTCCTGCTGATTTAGTGGTGGATTTGCAAAGGATGCTATCAGTTGATGTAGCATCACGCCCTAGTGCTATGGCGTTCACAG GCTCTTCCTTCTTCCGGAATGATACGCGGTTGCGTGCTCTTCGTTTCCTTGACCATTTGCTT GAGAGAGACAATATGCAGAAGACGGAGTTTCTGAAGGCATTATCGGATATGTGGAAGGACTTCGATTCCCGAGTTCTTCGGTATAAA GTTCTTCCACCTCTCTGTGCTGAGTTACGCAACATGGTCATGCAGCCAATGATTTTGCCCATGGTTCTAACAATAGCGGAATCTCAG GACAAAGGTGATTTTGAGCTTTCAACACTGCCGGCCCTTGTTCCGGTATTTACTTCAGCGTCAGGTGAAACACTTCTTTTGCTCGTGAAGCATGCGGATCTTATTATTCACAAG GCCACACAAGAGCATTTGATATCACATGTCCTTCCTATGCTGGTACGGGCTTATGATGACACTGATCCCCGACTACAGGAAGAAGTACTGCGACGGACAGTGCCATTGTCTCGTCAGCTTGACATGAAG CTACTGAAACAGTCTGTTCTGCCACGCGTACATGGATTAGCCTTAAAGACTACAGTTGCTGCG GTGCGTGTAAATGCCTTGCGCTGTTTAGGGGATCTTGTTCCATCTTTGGATAAAGAAGGCATACTGGAGATCTTGCAAACTCTTCGGCGTTGTACAGCTGTTGACCACACCGCACCAACACTTATGTGCACCCTTGGAGTGGCTAATGCAATTTTTAAACAG TGTGGTGTTGAGTTTGCTGCGGAGTACGTGATTCCTCTCGTCTTCCCACTGCTCACAGCACATCAACTGAATGTACAGCAATTTGCTAAGTACATACTATTTGTCAAGGATATCACAAG CAAGATTGAGGAGAAGCGTGGTGTGACTGTTACAGATAATGGGAATACAGAGGTAAAAGTATCATCCTCATTGGCTAATGGGATTCATTCTGAGCCATTGTCACGAGGTGTGGGACAAACTGAACAGATACAAGCTGCAAAGGGCGCTGCATGGGATGAGGACTGGGGCCCTACTAAGAAAGCAAGCACTCCATCACAGTCATCTGATTCCAATGCACGGATGAAGCAACCATCAGACCCTTTTGATTTCAGCACTCAAACAAAGCAACCCTCGGCACTTCCTTTTGATTTCAGTACTCAACAACCTAAGCCATCATCTGCAATCCCGCAAGTGACACCAGCTACAATTTCGCCTGCACCATCACTTCCATCACTGCAATCTCTTGCACCAAGCTCTGGACCCCAAACTTCTGGTTCATGTGTTCCTGTTGATATTGAGTGGCCTCCTAGAAAAAACACATCATCTGACTTTAATGCACCATTATCTGTTAGTGAGCAAAGTAAATCTGGAGGGCTATCTAGTGATGGTCTTGCTGATATTGATCCTTTTGCCGACTGGCCCCCAAAAGCAAGCAGTGGTGCCAGCATTTCAGCTGTTGGACACCTGTCAAGCACAAGCCAAAGTATTTCTGGACTAAGTACAGGAAATATTGGGTTCAGTGGCAACAGTGGTTCTCTGGGACAAATGAAAACCAACCAAATGAGCTGGTCAGCGAAACCGAACACTACTAATTTAATGGCCGTGAACTCAACAGGCAATTACTTGAATCAGGGCAACTCAGCTCTTGGATTTGGAAATCCAATTGGAGGACGGAGTACAGGGTCATTGTCAAGCAGCACAACACAGGGTCCACCCAGGCTTGCTCCTCCTCCATCTGCTTCTGTTGGAAGAGGGCGTGGTAGAAATCAAGGGCAATCGGCACTTTCACGAGCATCACGTACTCCTCATTCCAATGTTTCATCAGAGCAGCCACCTATTCTAGATTTACTGTAG